One Gadus morhua chromosome 13, gadMor3.0, whole genome shotgun sequence genomic window carries:
- the LOC115556999 gene encoding glycerol-3-phosphate dehydrogenase [NAD(+)], cytoplasmic, translating into MAVGKKVCIIGSGNWGSAIAKIVGANAAKYDQFDTTVNMWVFEEMIEGRKLTEIINIDHENVKYLPGHKLPPNVVAVPDLAEAAKGADILIFVVPHQFIVRVCDTIKDHIKKEAVGMSLIKGVDEGPEGLRLISEVIKGKLGITMTVLMGANIANEVAEEKFCETTIGCKDKVNGPILKELMQTTNFRVTVVAEADVVEICGALKNIVAVGAGFCDGLGFGDNTKAAVIRLGLMEMIAFAKVFCTDGPVTPTTFLESCGVADLITTCYGGRNRKIAEAFAKTGKTIEELEIEMLNGQKLQGPATAGEVNRILKSKNMVDKFPLFNAVYQICFNGHPVTDFISCLQNHPEHK; encoded by the exons ATGGCAGTCGGAAAGAAAGTCTGCATCATTGGCTCTGGTAACTG GGGGTCTGCCATCGCTAAGATAGTAGGTGCCAATGCAGCCAAGTATGACCAGTTTGACACGACGGTGAACATGTGGGTTTTTGAGGAGATGATCGAGGGCAGGAAGCTCACCGAAATCATCAACATTGACCATGAAAATGTTAAATATTTGCCCGGTCACAAGCTTCCCCCAAATGTG GTGGCAGTCCCCGACTTGGCGGAGGCAGCGAAGGGAGCGGACATCCTGATCTTCGTGGTACCCCACCAGTTCATTGTCCGAGTGTGCGACACCATCAAGGACCATATCAAAAAGGAGGCCGTTGGCATGTCTCTCATCAAG GGTGTAGATGAGGGCCCAGAGGGACTGAGGCTGATCTCTGAGGTGATCAAAGGAAAGCTGGGCATCACAATGACCGTCCTTATGGGAGCAAACATAGCCAATGAGGTCGCTGAGGAGAAGTTCTGTGAAACCACCATTG GTTGCAAGGACAAAGTGAATGGACCCATTCTGAAGGAGCTGATGCAGACCACTAACTTCCGTGTGACTGTGGTGGCGGAGGCGGACGTAGTGGAGATCTGTGGGGCACTCAAG AACATCGTGGCGGTGGGCGCAGGCTTCTGCGACGGCCTGGGTTTCGGAGACAACACCAAGGCTGCAGTCATCCGCCTGGGGTTGATGGAGATGATCGCCTTCGCCAAGGTGTTCTGCACTGACGGGCccgtcacccccaccaccttccTGGAGAGCTGCGGCGTGGCCGATCTCATCACCACCTGCTACGGCGGACGCAACCGCAAGATCGCCGAGGCCTTCGCCAAAACAGGAAAG ACCATCGAGGAGCTGGAGATTGAGATGCTGAACGGACAGAAGCTTCAGGGACCGGCAACTGCAGGAGAGGTCAACCGTATCCTGAAATCCAAAAACATGGTTGACAA GTTCCCTCTGTTCAATGCGGTTTACCAGATTTGCTTTAACGGACACCCGGTCACAGATTTCATCAGCTGCTTGCAGAACCACCCAGAGCACAAGTAA
- the smarcd1 gene encoding SWI/SNF-related matrix-associated actin-dependent regulator of chromatin subfamily D member 1, whose protein sequence is MAARGGFQSAPTGGGGGGMGPGPPVPGGGPGMGPGTPGRMGPSPGAQNHMYRSPMPGPGYPRPGMPPSNRMTPQGPAMGPPGYGNSPVSRPGMPGGMDPSRKRPAPQQIQPVQQQNRNQHTKKKKMADKILPQRIRELVPESQAYMDLLAFERKLDQTIMRKRLDIQEALKRPIKQKRKLRIFISNTFNPAKPDAEDGEGTVASWELRVEGRLLEDTAVSKYEATKQKRKFSSFFKSLVIELDKDLYGPDNHLVEWHRTATTQETDGFQVKRPGDVGVRCTVLLMLDYQPPQFKLDPRLARMLGIHTQTRPVIIQALWQYVKTHKLQDPHEREFINCDKYLQQIFETQRMKFSEIPQRLHALLMPPEPIIINHVISVDPNDQKKTACYDIDVEVDDTLKTQMNSFLLSTASQQEIAGLDNKIHETIETINQLKTQREFMLSFARDPQGFINDWLQSQCRDLKTMTDVVGNPEEERRAEFYFQPWAQEAVCRYFYSKVQQRRQELEQALGIRNT, encoded by the exons ATGGCGGCCAGAGGTGGTTTTCAGTCGGCACCGACaggaggtggcggcggtggaATGGGTCCTGGACCACCGGTACCGGGTGGAGGACCAGGTATGGGCCCTGGGACACCTGGAAGGATGGGACCCTCGCCAGGCGCGCAAAATCATATGTACCGTTCCCCGATGCCCGGGCCTGGATACCCG AGACCTGGTATGCCCCCATCCAATCGGATGACTCCACAGGGCCCTGCCATGGGGCCCCCAGGCTATGGTAACAGTCCGGTATCACGGCCCGGCATGCCCGGCGGGATGGACCCTTCTCGGAAGCGTCCCGCTCCCCAGCAGATCCAACCGGTGCAGCAGCAGAACCGGAACCAGCA cacaaagaagaagaagatggctGATAAAATTCTACCTCAAAGG ATCAGAGAGCTGGTGCCAGAGTCTCAAGCCTACATGGATCTGCTTGCCTTCGAGAGGAAGCTGGACCAGACCATCATGCGTAAGAGGCTAGACATCCAGGAGGCACTCAAGAGGCCCATTAAG CAAAAGAGAAAGCTGCGCATTTTCATTTCCAATACATTCAACCCTGCCAAGCCAGACGCTGAGGATGGGGAGGGCACCGTGGCCTCCTGGGAGCTACGGGTGGAAGGGCGGCTGCTGGAGGAC ACGGCTGTGTCCAAGTATGAAGCTACCAAGCAGAAGAGAaagttctcctccttcttcaagTCCCTGGTCATCGAGTTGGACAAAGACCTGTATGGGCCCGATAACCACCTGGTTGAG TGGCACAGGACGGCCACCACACAGGAGACGGATGGTTTCCAGGTGAAGAGGCCAGGGGATGTGGGCGTCCGCTGCACCGTCCTGCTAATGCTGGACTACCAG CCCCCACAGTTCAAGCTGGACCCCAGACTGGCTCGTATGCTGGGGATTCACACCCAGACCAGGCCCGTCATCATCCAGGCCCTCTGGCAGTACGTCAAGACCCACAAGCTCCAGGACCCCCACGAGCGCGAGTTCATCAACTGTGACAAGTACCTGCAGCAG ATCTTTGAGACTCAGCGCATGAAGTTCTCTGAGATCCCGCAGCGTCTACATGCCCTCCTGATGCCCCCAGAGCCAATCATCATCAATCATGTCATCAG TGTCGACCCCAATGACCAAAAGAAGACTGCATGCTACGACATCGACGTGGAGGTGGACGACACTCTGAAGACTCAGATGAACTCCTTTCTGCTGTCTACTGCCAGCCAGCAGGAGATAGCTGGACTGGATAACAAG ATCCACGAGACCATCGAGACTATAAACCAGCTGAAGACCCAGAGGGAGTTCATGCTGAGCTTCGCCAGGGACCCCCAGGGCTTCATCAACGACTGGCTGCAGTCCCAGTGCAGGGACCTCAAG ACCATGACGGATGTGGTGGGCAACCCAGAGGAGGAGCGGCGGGCCGAGTTCTACTTCCAGCCTTGGGCCCAGGAAGCCGTGTGCCGCTACTTCTACTCCAAG GTCCAGCAGAGGAgacaggagctggagcaggctTTGGGCATTAGGAACACCTAG